The stretch of DNA CAACCCTAATTTTGCATTATCACTAGCAATACGCAAATGACAAGCCATTGCCAATTCTAATCCTCCGCCAAGTGCAAAGCCATTAATTGCGGCAATGACTGGTTTAGGCGAATTTTCAATTAAATCAAATACTGATTCATGGCCATTTGCAGCTAATTGTTGGCCCTGTTCAATTGAAAAACTTGAAAATTCAGAAATATCCGCTCCGGCAACAAATGCTTTTGGCCCGTCTCCGGTAATTATCGCACCACCGACAGACTCGTCAGTGTAAAGACTTTTAACTATGCTGCTTAAGTCGGCAAGTGTTTCTTTATTTAGGGCGTTTAATTTCGTTGCACGGTCAATTGTAATGTATAAGATGCGGTTTTTTACCTCTGTTTTAATCGTATTCATCGGAT from Solitalea canadensis DSM 3403 encodes:
- a CDS encoding enoyl-CoA hydratase/isomerase family protein; amino-acid sequence: MNTIKTEVKNRILYITIDRATKLNALNKETLADLSSIVKSLYTDESVGGAIITGDGPKAFVAGADISEFSSFSIEQGQQLAANGHESVFDLIENSPKPVIAAINGFALGGGLELAMACHLRIASDNAKLGLPEVTLGLIPGYGGTQRLTQLVGKAKALEMILTADMITADEAKTLGLVNHVTTQDELIAKCEELLTKMLSRAPLAIGAAISVINDFYHKDKNGFKAEIEAFGKLFGTEDFKEGTQSFLEKRKANFTGK